A genome region from Tenebrio molitor chromosome 4, icTenMoli1.1, whole genome shotgun sequence includes the following:
- the LOC138128445 gene encoding WSCD family member AGAP003962 codes for MHVTRVRYWILAILLFVYLAGVLILSAVTLHEPKASANGRQSDRGQQLSRLKNYEYGIPGLRPPLRRSKIQWCTELKYVNPPRTPVALVSFPGSGNTWLRYLLQQATGFYTGSVYKDYGLLKNGFPAENVANGSVLVVKTHEWGQNARKIFSKAILLVRAPGPAIQAEFNRQSGGHIGFASPDRYKRTKGKYWQQFVSDKLEAWKQTNLDWLYNFTGPTHVIFYEQLVDDLEHTLKSVVDFLDISADEGLYKCALDRKEGIYRRKRRVLNFDPYSEEMKKKVEGVQQKVYEAIYNYATPNRR; via the exons ATGCATGTCACTAGAGTTAGATATTGGATATTGGCAATACTGTTATTTGTGTACCTGGCGGGCGTGCTGATTCTGTCGGCGGTCACACTGCACGAACCCAAAGCCTCGGCAAATGGACGG CAATCCGACCGCGGACAACAACTCTCGCGACTGAAGAACTACGAGTACGGAATCCCGGGCCTGCGGCCGCCTCTCCGCCGCTCCAAGATCCAGTGGTGCACCGAGCTGAAGTACGTGAACCCTCCGCGGACTCCGGTGGCGCTGGTGTCCTTCCCCGGAAGCGGCAACACCTGGTTGAGGTACCTCTTGCAACAAGCCACCG GTTTCTACACCGGATCGGTCTACAAGGACTACGGACTCCTGAAGAATGGCTTCCCGGCGGAGAACGTCGCCAACGGGTCGGTGCTCGTCGTGAAGACGCACGAGTGGGGCCAGAACGCCAGGAAAATCTTCTCCAAAGCTATCCTGCTGGTGAGGGCACCAGGTCCGGCGATCCAAGCCGAGTTTAACAGGCAGAGCGGCGGACACATCGGATTCGCCTCGCCGGACCGCTACAAGAGGACCAAAGGAAAAT ATTGGCAGCAGTTCGTGAGTGACAAACTGGAGGCCTGGAAGCAAACGAATCTCGACTGGTTGTACAACTTCACCGGCCCCACGCACGTGATCTTCTACGAGCAGCTGGTGGACGACCTGGAGCACACGTTGAAGTCGGTGGTCGACTTCCTTGACATATCAGCGGACGAGGGGTTGTACAAGTGCGCCCTCGACCGCAAAGAGGGGATTTACCGGAGGAAGAGGCGGGTGCTGAACTTCGACCCCTACAGCGAGGAGATGAAGAAGAAGGTGGAGGGCGTCCAGCAGAAGGTGTACGAGGCGATTTACAACTACGCGACGCCGAACAGGAGATGA
- the pll gene encoding serine/threonine-protein kinase pelle, whose protein sequence is MYIYDMPYLERKKLCNILDQNNSYEELAAAHMQFDIATVQKLRREFYRGNSPSDELLNLWSYHNHTVLELFVLLSRMRHYQAMMVLKPLVDRKYHHLIKESPCLPELMADLHLSASEKILNAPQVADVSRENNESVSPQNHCLKAKSPQPKTNGISCISSVTESAGAIPQIPYEELMKSTNNWDNGSILGRGGFGTVFKGTWKCTQVAIKRIEKKEGSPESSYQQVMQSTTELHCLNAYRHDNILPLYGYSIGGPQPCLVYQYMSGGSLEHRLHIRNPSLVLSWPARLQIAIGTARGLQFLHTIRDKPLIHGDIKSANILLDPNDIPRIGDFGLAREGPQADYVKVSRIHGTRPYLPDEFMKYKKFSTKVDTYSFGVVLFEIATAAAAYSEKRENKFLRDYVVDHEGDVVELKDPRAEGGDNYFKGLVEIGKLCVKGKAKERPEMVTVLIQLEAVS, encoded by the exons ATGTACATCTATGATATGCCATATCTCGAGCGAAAGAAGTTGTGTAATATTTTAGACCAGAATAACAGTTATGAGGAACTGGCTGCGGCCCATATGCAGTTTGATATTGCGACAGTTCAG AAACTACGCCGCGAGTTCTACCGTGGCAATTCCCCTTCTGATGAGCTGCTCAACTTGTGGAGCTACCACAACCACACAGTTCTCGAACTCTTCGTCCTCTTGAGCCGAATGAGGCACTACCAAGCCATGATGGTGTTAAAACCCTTGGTAGACAGAAAATATCACCACTTGATCAAAGAGAGTCCTTGTCTTCCAGAACTGATGGCAGACTTGCATCTATCGGCGAGCGAGAAAATCTTGAACGCCCCCCAAGTCGCTGACGTCAGTCGGGAGAACAACGAAAGTGTCTCTCCACAGAACCACTGTCTCAAAGCTAAGTCGCCCCAGCCCAAGACTAACGGAATTTCGTGTATCTCGAGCGTGACAGAATCTGCAGGAGCTATTCCTCAGATTCCTTACGAGGAGTTGATGAAATCGACGAATAATTGGGACAACGGGTCGATCTTGGGGAGAGGAGGGTTCGGGACGGTGTTCAAGGGGACGTGGAAGTGTACCCAAGTGGCGATCAAGAGGATCGAGAAGAAGGAGGGGAGTCCTGAGTCGAGCTACCAGCAGGTGATGCAGTCGACCACCGAGTTACATTGCCTGAATGCCTACAGACATGACAATATTTTGCCCCTGTATGG atacagcATAGGGGGGCCCCAGCCTTGCCTGGTCTACCAGTATATGTCGGGCGGCTCCCTCGAGCACCGCCTCCACATCCGCAACCCCTCGCTCGTCCTCTCCTGGCCCGCCCGCCTCCAAATAGCCATCGGTACCGCAAGAGGGCTGCAGTTCCTGCACACGATCCGCGACAAGCCCCTCATCCACGGCGACATTAAGTCCGCCAACATCCTCTTGGACCCGAACGACATCCCGAGGATCGGGGACTTCGGACTGGCCAGAGAGGGCCCCCAGGCCGACTACGTCAAAGTGAGCAGGATACACGGCACCCGTCCCTACCTCCCCGACGAGTTCATGAAGTACAAGAAGTTCTCCACCAAAGTGGACACCTACAGCTTCGGGGTGGTCTTGTTCGAGATCGCGACGGCCGCGGCCGCCTACTCGGAGAAGAGGGAGAATAAATTTTTGAGGGATTACGTGGTGGACCACGAGGGGGACGTGGTGGAGTTGAAGGATCCGCGGGCGGAAGGCGGCGACAATTACTTCAAGGGGTTGGTCGAGATTGGGAAGCTGTGCGTGAAGGGGAAGGCCAAGGAGAGGCCCGAGATGGTGACGGTGCTGATACAACTGGAGGCTGTGAGCTAG